The following proteins are co-located in the Paenibacillus sp. JNUCC32 genome:
- a CDS encoding cupin domain-containing protein — MAEIVIRNTNERITGEENVREFLNNQEVVYEHWNMDKLPADLQENFKLSDEDKQRILDTFDEEIRDLAARRGYKIWDVITLSESTPNIEDLLKKFEEVHTHSEDEIRAIVGGKGIFIIKGSDDVGYFNVELEPGDVISVPENTPHFFTLMENKQIIAVRLFIEENGWVATPVEDPQFQ, encoded by the coding sequence ATGGCAGAAATCGTGATTCGCAACACGAACGAACGCATTACTGGGGAAGAAAATGTTCGGGAATTCCTGAATAACCAAGAGGTTGTTTATGAGCATTGGAATATGGATAAACTCCCGGCAGATCTTCAAGAAAATTTCAAGCTGAGTGATGAAGATAAGCAGCGCATTTTGGACACTTTTGACGAAGAAATTCGCGACCTGGCTGCAAGACGCGGCTACAAAATCTGGGATGTCATCACGCTTTCCGAGTCCACGCCCAATATAGAGGACCTGCTTAAAAAATTCGAAGAAGTTCACACCCACTCGGAAGACGAAATCCGAGCGATCGTTGGCGGCAAAGGGATCTTCATTATTAAAGGCTCCGACGATGTCGGTTACTTTAACGTAGAGCTTGAGCCGGGCGACGTTATTTCCGTACCGGAAAATACGCCTCATTTCTTCACGCTGATGGAGAACAAGCAGATCATTGCGGTTCGTCTCTTTATTGAAGAGAACGGCTGGGTAGCTACTCCGGTAGAAGATCCCCAATTCCAATAA
- a CDS encoding FixH family protein, whose translation MTRKKMAFIAAMVLMAVALAACNDSKAAPSDDVMAEPIIVELSLTPESIKAGEKVLIEAKVTQAGSPVEDANDVEFEVTLEGGGVQAKVPVKHDQGGVYKMEKTFEEAGTYRIVSHVTARGQHSMPLKELTVTE comes from the coding sequence ATGACCAGGAAAAAGATGGCCTTTATTGCAGCCATGGTGTTGATGGCGGTTGCGCTTGCCGCATGCAATGACAGCAAGGCGGCGCCCAGTGATGATGTGATGGCGGAGCCGATTATCGTAGAGCTCTCTCTGACGCCAGAGAGCATTAAGGCAGGCGAGAAAGTGTTGATCGAAGCGAAGGTAACACAAGCAGGCAGCCCGGTCGAAGATGCAAACGACGTGGAATTCGAAGTGACGCTGGAAGGCGGAGGCGTTCAGGCAAAGGTTCCGGTTAAGCATGATCAAGGCGGGGTCTACAAAATGGAGAAAACCTTCGAGGAAGCAGGAACCTATCGCATCGTTTCCCATGTCACGGCAAGAGGGCAGCACTCCATGCCGCTGAAGGAATTGACGGTAACCGAGTAA
- a CDS encoding HAD family hydrolase — MPIAAVLFDLDDTLLWDERSVEEAFEVTCQAGAAETGVDAGALLAAVREEARALYESYDTFAFTKMIGINPFEGLWANFTAGSQPEFRKLQELAPVYRKESWRRGLHRLGVDNEALAETLATQFAAERRTRPYVYEETFEVLKELQGNVKLLLLTNGSPDLQQEKLDGVPELVPYFDHIIISGDFGKGKPDVSIFKHALDLLGVEADQAVMVGDKLTTDIKGGNAAGLHTVWINRVDRPHDPAIQPKFEIKHLSELHAIVASL; from the coding sequence ATGCCGATTGCTGCGGTTTTGTTTGATTTGGACGATACGTTGTTGTGGGATGAACGCAGTGTAGAAGAAGCGTTTGAAGTGACATGCCAAGCCGGAGCGGCGGAAACCGGCGTTGATGCCGGCGCGCTTTTGGCCGCGGTGCGTGAAGAAGCAAGAGCATTGTATGAATCCTATGATACTTTTGCTTTTACCAAAATGATCGGGATCAATCCGTTTGAAGGCTTGTGGGCTAATTTTACGGCTGGATCCCAGCCCGAATTCCGAAAGCTGCAAGAATTGGCTCCCGTATACCGCAAGGAATCCTGGCGTCGCGGACTTCATCGCCTTGGCGTTGATAATGAAGCGTTGGCTGAGACGTTGGCAACGCAATTTGCTGCGGAACGCAGAACAAGACCTTACGTATATGAAGAAACCTTTGAAGTGCTGAAGGAATTGCAGGGTAACGTGAAGCTGCTGCTTCTAACGAACGGAAGTCCGGATTTGCAGCAGGAGAAGCTTGATGGCGTTCCGGAACTGGTCCCTTATTTTGACCACATTATTATCTCGGGTGATTTCGGCAAAGGCAAGCCGGATGTTTCCATATTCAAGCATGCGCTTGATCTGTTAGGCGTCGAGGCGGATCAGGCCGTGATGGTGGGAGATAAGCTGACCACAGATATTAAAGGCGGCAATGCCGCAGGACTGCATACGGTTTGGATCAATCGGGTAGACCGGCCTCATGATCCGGCCATTCAGCCGAAGTTTGAGATCAAACATTTATCCGAGCTGCATGCTATTGTGGCGTCCTTATAA